A genomic window from Micromonospora violae includes:
- a CDS encoding DUF3817 domain-containing protein produces the protein MREKVTRLFVAAAIAEACSWLALLVGMLVKYGPPDNELGVKIFGPIHGGLFVAYVLLVLAVARLHRWSLLATAVALVSAVPPFATLVFERWARRRGMLGVDQQPAREPAPVG, from the coding sequence ATGCGCGAGAAGGTGACCCGGCTGTTCGTCGCGGCGGCGATCGCCGAGGCCTGCTCCTGGCTGGCCCTGCTGGTCGGCATGCTGGTCAAGTACGGCCCGCCGGACAACGAGCTGGGCGTCAAGATCTTCGGGCCGATCCACGGCGGCCTGTTCGTCGCGTACGTCCTGCTGGTGCTGGCCGTGGCCCGGCTGCACCGGTGGAGTCTGCTGGCCACGGCGGTGGCCCTGGTCAGCGCGGTGCCGCCGTTCGCCACCCTGGTCTTCGAGCGGTGGGCCCGTCGCCGGGGAATGCTCGGCGTCGACCAGCAGCCGGCCCGCGAGCCCGCCCCGGTCGGCTGA
- a CDS encoding S66 peptidase family protein, giving the protein MLRMGAAAAGGAALVGSAEATSAQAAPVGAKRVLRAPALSPGDRVRVVSPGGTPNPTAMARGIEILRGWGLEVELGANVFARYGYLAGTDAQRLADLNAALNDPGVRAVFAARGGYGTQRIVDHIDVSGLRRDPRVVVGFSDITSIQGKLWREIGLVTFYGPMVNWNDARTGPESAEALRRAVMTTEPVTITRDPAEKTAPVLVPGRASGPLLGGCLTLISTSLGAEDAPRFDDAILFFEDVDEAPYSIDRMVTELRRVGVLSRVAGVAIGQITNSVGGPGEWDAAAVLKDRLYDLGVPVLGGLRLGHGNGQLTVPLGARATIDAEAGTLTVQPGVRPR; this is encoded by the coding sequence ATGCTGCGGATGGGAGCGGCGGCGGCCGGTGGCGCGGCGCTCGTCGGTTCGGCGGAGGCCACGTCCGCGCAGGCCGCGCCGGTTGGTGCGAAGCGCGTCCTGCGGGCGCCGGCGCTGTCACCCGGTGACCGGGTCCGGGTCGTGTCGCCCGGCGGCACCCCCAACCCCACCGCCATGGCCCGCGGCATCGAGATCCTGCGCGGCTGGGGCCTGGAGGTCGAGCTTGGCGCGAACGTGTTCGCCAGGTACGGCTATCTCGCCGGCACCGACGCGCAGCGGCTCGCCGACCTGAACGCCGCGCTCAACGACCCGGGGGTTCGTGCTGTCTTCGCCGCCCGTGGCGGGTACGGCACCCAGCGGATCGTCGACCACATCGACGTCTCCGGTCTGCGCCGGGATCCCCGGGTGGTCGTCGGCTTCAGCGACATCACCAGCATCCAGGGCAAGCTCTGGCGCGAGATCGGCCTGGTCACCTTCTACGGCCCCATGGTCAACTGGAACGACGCCCGCACCGGCCCCGAGTCGGCCGAGGCGCTGCGCAGGGCGGTGATGACCACCGAGCCCGTCACGATCACCAGGGATCCTGCCGAGAAGACAGCCCCCGTCCTGGTGCCGGGGCGGGCGTCCGGTCCCCTGCTCGGCGGCTGCCTGACATTGATCTCCACCTCGCTGGGCGCGGAGGACGCTCCGAGGTTCGACGACGCGATCCTGTTCTTCGAGGACGTGGACGAGGCTCCGTACAGCATCGACAGGATGGTGACCGAGCTGCGCCGGGTGGGTGTGCTGTCCCGGGTCGCCGGGGTGGCCATCGGCCAGATCACCAACAGCGTCGGTGGCCCCGGTGAGTGGGACGCGGCGGCGGTGCTGAAGGACCGCCTGTACGACCTCGGCGTGCCGGTCCTGGGCGGGTTACGGCTGGGACACGGCAACGGGCAGCTCACCGTTCCGCTCGGCGCGCGGGCCACCATCGACGCCGAGGCCGGGACCTTGACGGTGCAGCCGGGAGTCCGCCCACGTTAG
- a CDS encoding SRPBCC family protein has protein sequence MSRVDTVLLPELDGPVPATPPSALGLLSLALGVGTLVAPGPVARLTGVDDSPAARAVLPAIGLRELGSAAGLLSGRRPAGWAWSRVAGDAMDLTLLGRALADRGGARRRRVALTTLAVAGITAVDVLAAVRVGQARRARARVIRLEIAVTVNRSPAEAYRFWRDMENLPRFMAHLESVRADDLRRSHWIARGPAGHRVEWDAEIIDDQPNKSITWRSLPGTGVPNAGRVCFVPAPGDRGTEVRVELRYAPPAGALGRAVAKILGEEPEQQVRDDLRRFKQVLETGEVIRSEGSPNGISVRQQAMQRPAQPLPASRR, from the coding sequence ATGAGTCGTGTCGACACTGTGCTCCTGCCGGAGCTGGACGGACCCGTGCCGGCGACGCCGCCGAGCGCGCTCGGCCTGCTGAGCCTGGCCCTGGGGGTGGGCACGCTGGTCGCCCCCGGACCCGTCGCGCGATTGACCGGCGTGGACGACTCCCCGGCCGCGCGGGCCGTGCTGCCGGCCATCGGACTGCGGGAACTGGGCAGCGCCGCCGGCCTGCTCAGCGGCCGTCGCCCGGCCGGCTGGGCCTGGAGCCGGGTGGCCGGCGACGCGATGGACCTGACCCTGCTCGGGCGGGCCCTCGCCGACCGCGGCGGTGCACGCCGCCGCCGGGTCGCGCTGACCACCCTCGCCGTCGCCGGCATCACCGCCGTCGACGTGCTCGCCGCCGTGCGCGTCGGCCAGGCGCGACGGGCCCGCGCCCGGGTGATCCGGCTGGAGATCGCGGTGACGGTGAACCGGTCGCCCGCCGAGGCGTACCGGTTCTGGCGGGACATGGAGAACCTGCCCCGGTTCATGGCGCACCTGGAGTCCGTCCGCGCCGACGACCTGCGCCGCTCGCACTGGATCGCCCGTGGCCCGGCCGGGCACCGCGTCGAGTGGGACGCCGAGATCATCGACGACCAGCCGAACAAGTCGATCACATGGCGGTCGCTGCCGGGAACCGGGGTGCCCAACGCCGGCCGGGTCTGCTTCGTGCCCGCGCCCGGCGACCGGGGGACCGAGGTACGGGTGGAGCTGCGCTACGCGCCGCCGGCCGGCGCGCTCGGCCGGGCGGTGGCGAAAATCCTCGGCGAGGAACCCGAGCAGCAGGTCCGCGACGACCTGCGCCGGTTCAAGCAGGTGCTGGAGACCGGCGAGGTGATCCGCTCAGAGGGCAGCCCCAACGGCATCTCAGTACGCCAACAGGCCATGCAGCGCCCCGCCCAGCCGCTGCCGGCGTCGCGCCGCTGA
- a CDS encoding zinc-dependent alcohol dehydrogenase translates to MKATAWMGTDSVKVIDVPDPKIMNARDAIVRISTTAICGSDLHLYHGYIPAMRKGDILGHEFMGEVVEVGPQVRNLAPGDRVVVPFPIACGHCSSCQRGLYSVCENSNPNAGIAEKIMGHSPAGIFGYSHLLGGYAGGQAEYARVPFADVGPIKVPDEVSDDQAVMLADVFPTGYMGAEMCDIKPGQVIAVWGAGPVGLLAAASARLLGAERVIVIDRFPYRLRLAEEHIDAETINYDDVDVLDALNAMTAGRGPDACIDAVGLEGHHGNAAMYAYDRAKQAARVETERPFALRQAILACRSGGVVSVVGAYGGFVDKFPMGAFMNRSLVMRTGQCHVQRYTRPLLERIQRGEIDPSFIVSHRMPLRDAPKGYKIFQKKQDDCTKVLLKV, encoded by the coding sequence ATGAAGGCCACCGCCTGGATGGGCACCGACAGCGTCAAGGTGATCGACGTACCCGATCCGAAGATCATGAACGCCCGGGACGCCATCGTGCGGATCAGCACCACCGCGATCTGCGGCTCTGACCTGCACCTTTACCACGGCTACATCCCCGCTATGCGCAAGGGCGACATCCTCGGCCACGAGTTCATGGGCGAGGTGGTGGAGGTCGGCCCGCAGGTCCGCAACCTCGCCCCCGGCGACCGGGTGGTGGTGCCCTTCCCGATCGCCTGCGGGCACTGCTCGTCCTGCCAGCGCGGCCTCTACTCGGTCTGCGAGAACTCCAACCCCAACGCCGGCATCGCCGAAAAGATCATGGGGCACTCGCCGGCCGGCATCTTCGGCTACTCCCACCTGCTCGGCGGCTACGCCGGTGGCCAGGCCGAGTACGCCCGGGTGCCGTTCGCCGACGTCGGCCCGATCAAGGTGCCCGACGAGGTCAGCGACGACCAGGCGGTCATGCTCGCCGACGTGTTCCCCACCGGCTACATGGGCGCCGAGATGTGCGACATCAAACCCGGGCAGGTGATCGCCGTCTGGGGCGCCGGCCCGGTCGGGCTGCTCGCCGCGGCCAGCGCCCGCCTACTCGGCGCCGAGCGGGTGATCGTCATCGACCGGTTCCCGTACCGGCTGCGGCTGGCCGAGGAGCACATCGACGCCGAGACGATCAACTACGACGACGTCGACGTGCTGGACGCGCTCAACGCGATGACCGCCGGCCGGGGCCCCGACGCGTGCATCGACGCGGTAGGACTGGAGGGCCACCACGGCAACGCCGCCATGTACGCCTACGACCGGGCCAAACAGGCCGCGCGGGTCGAGACGGAACGGCCGTTCGCGCTGCGGCAGGCGATCCTGGCCTGCCGCTCCGGCGGGGTGGTCTCGGTCGTCGGCGCGTACGGCGGCTTCGTGGACAAGTTCCCGATGGGCGCGTTCATGAACCGGTCACTGGTCATGCGGACCGGTCAGTGCCACGTCCAGCGCTACACCCGACCGCTGCTGGAACGCATCCAGCGCGGCGAGATCGACCCGAGCTTCATCGTCAGCCACCGGATGCCGCTGCGCGACGCCCCGAAGGGCTACAAGATCTTCCAGAAGAAGCAGGACGACTGTACGAAGGTGCTGCTCAAGGTGTGA
- a CDS encoding GNAT family N-acetyltransferase, which translates to MDSGGTSLPASADLTIRLRPVAEPDLAMFRRLRTEPGLIGLDWAGFTDAGAPARRFAVDGYLGEDDGRLIVEVEQERAAAGIVSYSAGRYAGRASYWSIGIVLLPPWRGRGIGWRAQALLCDYLFQHTPAQRIQAGTHPENVAEQRALEKAGFQLEGIVRASEFRAGRWRDGYLYSRLRDDPSPWDAVTGG; encoded by the coding sequence ATGGACAGTGGTGGCACGTCGCTGCCGGCCTCGGCCGACCTCACTATCCGCCTGCGGCCGGTTGCCGAGCCCGACCTGGCGATGTTCCGACGGTTACGCACCGAGCCGGGCCTGATCGGTCTGGACTGGGCCGGCTTCACGGACGCCGGCGCGCCGGCACGGCGGTTCGCCGTCGACGGTTACCTCGGCGAGGACGACGGGCGGCTCATCGTCGAGGTCGAACAGGAACGGGCCGCCGCCGGCATCGTCAGCTACAGCGCGGGTCGCTACGCAGGTCGGGCGTCGTACTGGTCGATCGGCATCGTCCTGCTGCCACCGTGGCGGGGGCGGGGCATCGGCTGGCGCGCGCAGGCGTTGCTCTGCGACTACCTCTTCCAGCACACCCCGGCGCAGCGCATCCAGGCCGGCACCCACCCGGAGAACGTGGCCGAGCAGCGGGCGCTGGAAAAGGCCGGCTTCCAGTTGGAGGGAATCGTGCGGGCCAGCGAGTTCCGGGCCGGCCGGTGGCGCGACGGATACCTCTACAGCCGTTTGCGCGACGACCCTTCCCCCTGGGACGCGGTCACCGGAGGCTAA
- a CDS encoding thiamine pyrophosphate-binding protein, which translates to MADRTVADVVVERLLAWRVPRAFGYPGEAIAPLVDALDRTGGEPAFVPARHEETAAFMATGHAKFTGGIGVCLATQGPSAVQLLNGLYDAKLDSKPVVAIVGEDISGPLGGAHQEIGLSRLFGDVCNQFVRYGRSPEHVGALLDQAFRTAAATRSPTCVVLPRQLQEALVPDLQTYAAGVMTATPGEPLARVLPHEADLDAAAQLLSGGQRTAILVGQGGRDAAAEIIEIADRLGAGVATSLLGKPVLDERLPFHTGVLGEVGTPAAAELMGGCDTLLMVGTNDPWTDYFPMPEQARTVQIDIDGRRIGNRYPADVPLVGDAAETLRALLSRVRGRPEQQWRATVESAVDRWREVAAERVAAAADPVNPQLVLGELSARMPGVGAVTVDVGSVLYWYARHLVLPPGVKAQLCGTLGSMGCALPYAVAAKLAAPDQPVIALVGDGAMQLNGLAELITVSHLWQQWRDPRLVVLVLNNRDQNGMGGGREPSADPTHRRPDVPYAGWARLLGLHGVRVDRPELVGAAWDEALAADRPCVLEAVVDPAVSLAPPEPAFADLRGLYAEGAPARKVREQVEVTANAEDLV; encoded by the coding sequence ATGGCTGACCGTACCGTGGCGGACGTCGTCGTGGAGCGGTTGTTGGCCTGGCGGGTACCCCGCGCCTTCGGGTACCCGGGCGAGGCGATCGCTCCACTGGTCGACGCGCTGGACCGCACCGGCGGCGAGCCGGCGTTCGTACCGGCCCGACACGAGGAGACCGCCGCGTTCATGGCCACCGGGCACGCCAAGTTCACCGGAGGCATCGGGGTCTGCCTCGCCACCCAGGGGCCCAGCGCCGTCCAACTGCTCAACGGCCTCTACGACGCCAAGCTGGACAGCAAGCCGGTGGTGGCGATCGTCGGGGAGGACATCTCCGGGCCGCTCGGCGGCGCACACCAGGAGATCGGGCTGAGTCGACTCTTCGGGGACGTGTGCAACCAGTTCGTCCGGTACGGCCGCAGCCCCGAGCACGTGGGGGCGTTGCTGGACCAGGCGTTCCGGACGGCGGCGGCGACCCGCAGCCCGACCTGCGTGGTGCTGCCGCGGCAGTTGCAGGAGGCCCTGGTGCCCGACCTGCAGACGTACGCCGCCGGGGTGATGACGGCGACCCCCGGCGAGCCGTTGGCCCGGGTCCTGCCGCACGAGGCGGACCTCGACGCCGCCGCGCAGCTGCTCAGCGGCGGCCAACGGACCGCGATCCTGGTGGGCCAGGGCGGCCGGGACGCGGCCGCCGAGATCATCGAGATCGCCGACCGGCTCGGCGCCGGGGTGGCCACCTCGCTGCTGGGCAAGCCGGTGCTCGACGAGCGGCTGCCGTTCCACACCGGGGTGCTCGGCGAGGTCGGCACCCCGGCGGCGGCCGAGCTGATGGGTGGCTGCGACACGCTGCTGATGGTCGGCACCAACGACCCGTGGACCGACTACTTCCCGATGCCCGAGCAGGCGCGCACGGTGCAGATCGACATCGACGGTCGCCGGATCGGTAACCGGTACCCGGCGGACGTGCCGCTGGTCGGTGACGCCGCCGAGACACTGCGGGCGCTGCTGAGCCGGGTGCGCGGTCGGCCCGAGCAGCAGTGGCGCGCCACCGTGGAGAGTGCGGTGGATCGCTGGCGGGAGGTCGCCGCCGAGCGGGTCGCCGCCGCGGCGGACCCGGTGAACCCGCAGCTCGTCCTGGGGGAGTTGTCCGCCCGGATGCCCGGTGTCGGCGCGGTCACCGTCGACGTCGGTTCGGTCCTCTACTGGTACGCCCGGCACCTCGTCCTGCCCCCCGGGGTGAAGGCGCAGCTGTGCGGCACCCTCGGCTCGATGGGCTGCGCGTTGCCGTACGCGGTGGCCGCCAAACTCGCCGCCCCCGACCAGCCGGTGATCGCGCTGGTCGGCGACGGGGCGATGCAGCTCAACGGGCTCGCCGAACTGATCACCGTGTCGCACCTCTGGCAGCAGTGGCGGGACCCTCGACTGGTGGTGCTGGTGCTCAACAACCGGGACCAGAACGGGATGGGCGGCGGGCGAGAGCCGTCGGCCGACCCGACCCACCGCCGACCCGACGTGCCGTACGCCGGGTGGGCCCGGCTGCTGGGGTTGCACGGGGTGCGCGTGGACCGCCCGGAGCTGGTCGGCGCGGCCTGGGACGAGGCCCTCGCCGCGGACCGTCCCTGCGTACTCGAGGCGGTCGTCGACCCGGCGGTGTCGCTGGCGCCGCCGGAGCCCGCGTTCGCCGACCTGCGGGGTCTGTACGCCGAGGGCGCCCCGGCCCGGAAGGTCCGCGAGCAGGTGGAGGTCACGGCCAACGCCGAAGATCTCGTTTAG
- a CDS encoding glutamate--cysteine ligase, translating to MGEDVGVRTFSREDRARYRDKVRRCLDVFAEMLRESRFDLDRPMTGVEIELNLVDEASNPAMRNADVLAAIADPSFQTELGQFNVEINVPPRRLTGTGTADFEEYVRASLNAAEVKARAVGAHMVMIGILPTLRPEHLTAETLSANPRYKLLNEQIFAARGEDLPIAISGVERLAVTADTITPEAACTSTQFHLQVSPSQFADYWNAAQAVAGIQVAVGANSPLFFGRELWRETRIPLFQQATDTRSEEIKAQGVRPRVWFGERWITSVFDLFEENVRYFPALLPVCDPEDPAQALAAGEVPSLAELRLHNGTVYRWNRPVYDVSRGRPHLRVENRVLPAGPTVLDTIANGAFYFGLVRALAESDRPLWSQMSFSAAEENFTSCARHGIDSQVFWPGLGYLPVTELVLRRLLPMAHHGLDRWGLDPGERDRLLGIIERRCLTGRNGASWQVETLHRLETADHLDRPAALREVVRHYVDLMHSNRPVHEWPIP from the coding sequence ATGGGCGAGGACGTCGGCGTACGAACCTTCAGTCGGGAGGATCGGGCCCGCTATCGCGACAAGGTTCGCCGCTGCCTGGATGTCTTCGCGGAGATGCTGCGCGAGTCCCGCTTCGACCTGGACCGGCCGATGACCGGCGTGGAGATCGAGTTGAACCTGGTCGACGAGGCGTCGAACCCGGCGATGCGCAACGCCGACGTGCTGGCGGCCATCGCCGATCCGAGCTTCCAGACCGAGCTGGGCCAGTTCAACGTCGAGATCAACGTGCCGCCGCGCCGGCTGACCGGCACCGGCACGGCCGACTTCGAGGAGTACGTGCGGGCCAGCCTCAACGCGGCCGAGGTGAAAGCCCGGGCGGTCGGCGCGCACATGGTCATGATCGGCATCCTGCCGACGTTGCGCCCCGAGCATCTGACCGCCGAGACGCTGTCGGCCAACCCCCGCTACAAGCTGCTCAACGAGCAGATCTTCGCGGCCCGCGGCGAGGATCTGCCGATCGCCATCAGCGGGGTGGAACGTTTGGCGGTCACCGCGGACACGATCACCCCGGAGGCGGCCTGCACCAGCACCCAGTTCCACCTGCAGGTCAGCCCGTCGCAGTTCGCCGACTACTGGAACGCCGCCCAGGCGGTGGCCGGCATCCAGGTCGCGGTGGGCGCGAACTCGCCGCTGTTCTTCGGTCGGGAGTTGTGGCGCGAGACCCGCATTCCGCTGTTCCAGCAGGCCACCGACACCCGGTCGGAGGAGATCAAAGCCCAGGGGGTACGCCCCCGCGTCTGGTTCGGCGAACGCTGGATCACCAGCGTGTTCGACCTGTTTGAGGAGAACGTGCGCTACTTCCCGGCGCTGCTGCCGGTCTGCGACCCGGAGGACCCGGCGCAGGCCCTCGCCGCCGGCGAGGTGCCCAGTCTGGCCGAGTTGCGCCTGCACAACGGCACCGTCTACCGGTGGAACCGCCCGGTGTACGACGTGTCGCGGGGCCGCCCGCACCTGCGGGTGGAGAATCGGGTGCTGCCCGCCGGCCCGACCGTGCTGGACACCATCGCCAACGGCGCCTTCTACTTCGGGTTGGTGCGCGCCCTCGCCGAATCGGACCGGCCACTGTGGTCACAGATGTCGTTCAGCGCCGCCGAGGAGAACTTCACCAGTTGCGCGCGGCACGGCATCGACTCGCAGGTCTTCTGGCCCGGCCTCGGCTACCTGCCGGTCACCGAGTTGGTGCTGCGCCGGTTGCTGCCGATGGCGCATCACGGCCTGGACCGGTGGGGGCTGGACCCGGGTGAGCGTGACCGTCTGCTCGGCATCATCGAGCGCCGCTGCCTGACCGGCCGCAACGGCGCGAGTTGGCAGGTGGAGACGCTGCACCGGCTGGAGACCGCCGACCACCTGGACCGGCCGGCGGCGCTGCGCGAGGTGGTCCGGCACTACGTGGACCTGATGCACAGCAACCGGCCGGTGCACGAGTGGCCGATCCCGTGA
- a CDS encoding DUF2267 domain-containing protein, with amino-acid sequence MEYEQMIATVRQRAGLGENEAVRSIQAVLSVLGERLAGQEADNLAAQLPDGLDASVTRNPQGRRWDVGEFLKHVGDREQVANADQVRQHAQAVLRTVADALNDDERHDLFAQLPGGITDLFGVPTPRG; translated from the coding sequence ATGGAGTACGAGCAGATGATCGCCACGGTACGACAGCGCGCGGGTCTCGGGGAGAACGAGGCCGTGCGGTCCATCCAGGCTGTCCTGTCGGTGCTCGGTGAACGGCTCGCCGGCCAGGAAGCCGACAACCTGGCAGCACAACTACCGGACGGGCTGGACGCGTCCGTCACCCGCAATCCGCAGGGCCGCCGGTGGGACGTCGGTGAGTTTCTCAAGCACGTCGGCGACCGGGAGCAGGTCGCGAACGCGGACCAGGTGCGTCAACACGCCCAGGCGGTGTTGCGGACCGTCGCCGATGCGCTGAATGACGACGAGCGACACGACCTGTTCGCCCAGCTTCCCGGCGGCATCACCGACCTCTTCGGTGTTCCCACCCCGCGCGGCTGA
- a CDS encoding carboxypeptidase-like regulatory domain-containing protein, whose amino-acid sequence MNRALLRHLTATITVALLVGQAAAPAVARTRGSVPPAPGSVRTVVRDAATGAPAPRACAALVPVDAAALAAVTLGEDQLGRYGGCADEQGVLLAEGVAPGRYRLLVRPYDTTTHGWQWVGRHGGTGERERAQVVQVRAGAVTSAPTIRLDPPGTVVGVVTDAATGAPVPRARVMVVPYVPDPKYDDHGPMTDEDGRYTITGLGPYHWPVQFAAGGLATVWSGGVGARQQARPVRVRAHQTATLNQALPAGTPLTGEVRVDELLTYAQVIAFDAATGDLAGVADVGSGYALRLLPGQRVKLRCDCAYTPPVWHRHAAGFTTATPVHVRRAPVVVDFNLN is encoded by the coding sequence ATGAACCGGGCTCTCCTGCGCCATCTGACCGCCACCATCACCGTCGCCCTGCTGGTCGGGCAGGCCGCCGCGCCGGCCGTCGCGCGTACCCGTGGGTCGGTGCCGCCCGCGCCCGGCAGCGTCCGCACCGTGGTGCGCGACGCGGCGACCGGCGCACCCGCGCCCCGGGCCTGCGCCGCGCTCGTCCCGGTGGACGCCGCGGCGTTGGCGGCGGTCACGCTCGGCGAAGACCAACTCGGGCGGTACGGGGGGTGCGCCGACGAGCAGGGTGTCCTGCTGGCCGAAGGCGTCGCCCCGGGGAGGTACCGGCTGCTGGTGCGCCCCTACGACACGACGACGCACGGCTGGCAGTGGGTCGGTCGGCACGGCGGCACCGGCGAACGCGAGCGGGCGCAGGTCGTCCAGGTCCGGGCCGGCGCGGTGACCAGCGCGCCGACCATCCGGCTCGACCCACCCGGCACCGTCGTCGGGGTGGTGACCGACGCGGCGACCGGCGCCCCGGTCCCCCGCGCCCGGGTCATGGTGGTGCCGTACGTGCCGGATCCGAAGTACGACGATCACGGCCCGATGACCGACGAGGACGGCCGCTACACGATCACCGGTCTCGGCCCGTACCACTGGCCGGTGCAGTTCGCCGCGGGCGGGCTCGCGACCGTGTGGTCCGGTGGGGTGGGCGCTCGACAGCAGGCGCGACCGGTGCGGGTGCGCGCCCATCAGACGGCGACGCTGAACCAGGCGCTGCCCGCCGGGACACCGCTCACCGGGGAGGTACGGGTCGACGAGCTGCTCACCTACGCCCAGGTGATCGCGTTCGACGCGGCCACCGGCGACCTGGCCGGTGTGGCGGACGTGGGCAGCGGTTACGCCCTGCGGCTGCTCCCCGGTCAGCGGGTGAAGCTGCGCTGCGACTGCGCGTACACCCCGCCGGTCTGGCACCGCCACGCCGCCGGCTTCACCACGGCGACCCCGGTGCACGTCCGACGGGCCCCGGTCGTGGTGGACTTCAACCTCAACTGA
- a CDS encoding Vms1/Ankzf1 family peptidyl-tRNA hydrolase, whose translation MQLSFLRPLYDRPGPWCSVYLDASADTEDAHPALDLRWRALERSLAEQGADEASLAALDRVIRGHDPMVGDYGLAVFASHGRVVLSEYLSAPPRRDLASYGPLPHVMPLLAQRGEQVAWVRVVADRVGADAMAVSAGGVPRRAHVAGRDEYPLRRAKPGGWSQSRYQRAAMEAWHQNAGDVTAATVQLADRVGADVVVVAGDVRATGMIAAQMPERWQDLVVRTDAGSRAGGADQTMLDDLTVQTIAEVADQRITAALDKFGVQEDVGGGLDAVVSALQRNQVDMMLIVDDPSANGELWIGPEPTEIAVDPGQLAAMSVADPQRVRADAALVRALVGTDAALTVLGPDEAPDLTDGVGAVLRYVDPSTPGRENG comes from the coding sequence ATGCAGCTGTCCTTCCTGCGCCCGCTCTACGACCGTCCCGGGCCGTGGTGCTCGGTGTATCTGGACGCCTCCGCGGACACGGAGGACGCCCATCCCGCCTTGGACCTGCGCTGGCGTGCCCTGGAACGCAGCCTGGCCGAACAGGGGGCGGACGAGGCGAGCCTCGCCGCGCTGGACCGGGTGATCCGTGGTCACGACCCGATGGTCGGCGACTACGGCCTGGCGGTCTTCGCCAGCCACGGTCGGGTGGTGCTCTCCGAGTACCTGTCCGCGCCGCCACGGCGCGATCTGGCCAGCTACGGGCCGCTGCCGCACGTGATGCCGCTGCTCGCCCAACGCGGCGAACAGGTGGCCTGGGTACGGGTGGTCGCCGACCGGGTCGGCGCCGACGCGATGGCGGTCAGCGCCGGCGGGGTGCCCCGGCGGGCGCACGTCGCCGGCCGCGACGAGTACCCGCTGCGGCGGGCGAAGCCCGGCGGCTGGTCCCAGTCGCGGTACCAGCGGGCGGCCATGGAGGCGTGGCACCAGAACGCGGGCGACGTCACCGCGGCGACCGTGCAGCTGGCCGACCGGGTCGGCGCGGACGTGGTGGTGGTCGCCGGTGACGTCCGGGCCACCGGAATGATCGCCGCGCAGATGCCGGAGCGCTGGCAGGACCTGGTGGTCCGCACCGACGCCGGGTCGCGGGCCGGCGGGGCCGACCAGACGATGCTGGACGACCTCACCGTGCAGACCATCGCGGAGGTCGCCGACCAGCGGATCACCGCCGCGCTGGACAAGTTCGGCGTGCAGGAGGACGTGGGCGGCGGCCTCGACGCGGTCGTCTCGGCCCTGCAACGCAACCAGGTCGACATGATGCTCATCGTGGACGACCCGTCGGCCAACGGTGAGCTGTGGATCGGCCCGGAACCCACCGAGATCGCCGTCGACCCGGGGCAACTGGCCGCCATGTCGGTGGCCGACCCGCAACGGGTACGCGCCGACGCGGCGCTGGTGCGGGCACTCGTCGGCACCGACGCGGCGTTGACCGTGCTCGGCCCCGACGAGGCACCCGACCTCACCGACGGCGTCGGCGCGGTACTGCGCTACGTCGACCCCAGCACACCGGGGCGCGAAAATGGCTGA